The Cellulophaga sp. RHA19 genome includes the window CGATATAGAGTCCCTAACATTATTATACAAAGATTTAATAAAACAACAAGGAAATGAGAATAGTAGATATTATTACGAAAAAGCTCCTTCTTACGGTAATAGTGGCTTTTATTCTGCTTCTGTAAAATCCTTTATAGATTTTTTAAATGAAGAATCCATGATTAGCTCAAAAAGCAACAAAGAGCTTAAACCTATTAACCAAATATTATACGGTCCTCCAGGAACAGGAAAAACATACTTTTTTAAAAATGAATTGTTTGAAAAGTATACATCCAAACAAACATCAATTACCAAAGAACAACATTTTGAAACAGTAGTGGGTAATTGTTCTTGGTGGCAGGTAATTGCTATAGCTCTATTAGATTTAGGTAAATCTAAAGTAACTAACATTTTTGAGCATAAGTGGGTTCAGAAAAAAGCTAGCTTATCAAACTCTAAAACAATAAGACCAACACTTTGGGGGCAATTGCAAAGTCATACAGTTAATGAGTGTAAACATGTAAATGTGTCTAGTAGACAACAACCTTTAATTTTTAATAAAACGGAAGATTCTTATTGGGAAATTTTAGAAGAAGAAGTAAAGGAGTTGACTCCTGAACTATATGATTTTAGAGATTCAGTAGAAAACTACAATCCAGATCCAGATAAAGTTGTTAAGCATTATAATTTTGTTACTTTTCATCAATCCTTTGCTTATGAAGATTTTATTGAAGGTATAAAACCAATTCTTCCTGAAAACATTGAGGAAGCAGGTGATTTAGGTTATAGAATTGAAGATGGGATATTTAAAGATTTATGTATTAAAGCTAAAAATGATCCATCTAAAAGATATGCTATTTTTATAGACGAAGTAAATAGGGGAAATGTTTCAGCAATCTTTGGAGAATTAATAACCCTTATTGAGACAGATAAAAGAAAAGGCGCCAAAAATGAAATGAGTATTACTTTGCCATATTCTAAAAAGGAATTTAGTGTGCCAAAAAATTTAGATATTTATGGCACTATGAATACCGCAGATAGATCTGTAGAGGCCTTAGATACAGCTTTAAGACGTAGGTTTGAGTTTAAGGAAGTGATGACAAACTATAATGTGATTAAGAATGAAGAAGTAGATGGGATAAAATTAGCTGGTGTTTTAAAAATAATTAATGAACGTATAGAATTATTACTAGACAGAGACCACACTATTGGGCATTCTTATTTTATTGGATTAGATAAAAATAAGAAACTAGCTAATGTTTTTAATAATAAAATAGTGCCTTTACTACAAGAGTATTTTTATGGTGATTATGGAAAAATAGGTTTGGTTTTAGGAGATGGTTTTGTTGAGGAAAAAAAGAATAAAGACCTCAATTTTTCAAGTTTTAAATATGATGGGAAAGAAGATTTTATTGCACCTACGTATCACTTAAAGAAAGTAACTTCTGAAAATATAATAGAAGCTGTAAAAAACATTTTTAACACGGATAATAATTAAATTGAAAACTCTAAAGGCGATATCTGTTTTTGAACACCAAAGCTTGGCTATTGGTGAACAAGGCTTTAAACAAGCTCATTTAGATGCGCTTTTAAAATTAAATGAGTACCATAACGGTACTTATTTTCAGCCTATAGCAAAAGGTGTAAAATTTAATCAATATGTAGGTGTGATACAAGTAGATGGTTTAACTATAGAAATAAACCCTAAAGCAGATAAAGACGATGATGACGCTAAATGGAAAGGAGTTCTGTTAAAAATGCTTCAATCTTGTGGTAAATTAAAGGCAAAATCTACTGGAGCAGCAAATGTAAAAAGAAAGCACTTAAACCTTTTAGAGGTCTATTTTGAACTTTACTTGTTAGAAGTAGAAAGTCTGGTGCGTAAAGGACTTATTAAGCAATATAGAAAGGAAACTAAAAATACAAAATCATTAAAGGGCAAGTTAGAGTTTGCAGGTCATTTACGTCGTAATATAATACACAAGGAACGTTTTTATACAAAGCATCAAGTATATGATGCTGATCATTTACTACATCAAGTGCTACAAAAAGCATTAGGTATTGTATCTCTTTTTACAAATGGTTCTAGACTACAGGATTTAGCCAATAGAGTACAATTAAATTTTCCGAAAGTAGCTAATAAAACTATAACTGCAAAGGAGTTAAATACAATACAATTAAACAGAAAGTCTAATGGTTATAGTTATGCTTTAGAGTTAGCACGTTTAATTATTTTAAACTATTCGCCAGATATTGCTAGTGGCAAAGAAAAAATGTTGTCTTTACTTTTTAATATGAACGAGCTTTGGGAAACGTTTATTTTAAAGCAGTTGCAAGAAATATCAGAAGCAAATGGAATAGATATTTCTGGACAAGAAACAAAATCGTTTTGGGGAGCCAATTATTTAAAGCCAGATATTGTTTTAAGAAAAGGAGATAAGACCTTTGTACTAGATACAAAATGGAAAAGGCCGCAAAATAACAGAGTTTCAGTTGGAGATCTACGTCAAATGTATGCATACTGTCGTTTTTGGGACGCAGAAAAAGCTCTTTTATTATATCCTGGTTATTTCAGGAGTAACTCATTTAAAACTTATAAAACAGATGATTATTCCCTCTATAATACAAATAAAGTATCAGAAATAGCTCATCAGTGTAAAATGGGTTATGTTTCTGTTTTAGATGAAAATGGAGAATTATCTACAACTGTAGGAGAATCTATTTTAGAATTATTAGAATTATAAAATCATCAAAAAAAGAAACAGACATTTAAACCAGCAAAAGTTTAATATTTTTGCGGTATGAATAATAATTTTGTGAATGAATACTTTGGTATAGGCATACAAAACGGTAAAACGCCAGAAAATTTAGGCGTTTTATGGCGTACAGCACAAAACTTAGGCGCTAGTTTTATTTTTACCATAGGCAACAGATATGCAAAACAAGCTTGTGATACACACAATGCGGTAAAATCTATACCGTATTACCATTACAATACGTTTGAGGATTTTAAAAATAACATTCCTGTAGGCACCAGAATAGTAGGAGTGGAGCTAGATGATACTGCGGTAGATTTAGAAACCTTTGAGCATCCTAGACGCTGTGTGTATTTACTAGGAGCAGAAGATCACGGTTTAAGCAAAGAAGCCATAGAGGAGTCGCACTTTTTAGTAAAATTTAAGTCTACCTTAAGTTTAAATGTAGCAGTTGCGGGCAGTATTGTACTTTATGACAGGCAACTTGATAAACCAAGAAGTTAATTTGTAATTTTTTTTTAGGGTCTAATTTTTTAAGAAACAAAGAGTTATCTAATATGCCAATAAAAATTACAGAAAAAAGCACAAAATAGTTTTATAGAATAAAAAAAGGTTCTTATATTTGCACCCGCATTAAGGGAATAACCTTATGAGACACTTGGAGAAATGGCAGAGTGGTCGAATGCGGTAGTCTTGAAAACTATTGAGGGTCACACCTCCGGGGGTTCGAATCCCTCTTTCTCCGCAAAAGAAACCCGTAACGAAAGTTACGGGTTTTTGTTTTTTATAACTACGCTGAAAATTTATTTTCATAAGTAGTTATAAAAAACAAAAATCTACAAACGTAGTTTGTTAGGGTTTTATGCTTGCTCGGGATACTTATCTGGGATGCACGCAGTGAATCCTAGTTAATTAAGATTTTAAGATTTAGGCATTTGAAAAATGCCGTAAGAGGGATAACGCAGTAATCCCTTTTGCTTGTGTTTTAGTGTAGTTTGTTAGGGTTTTATGCTTGCTAAGGATACTAATCTGGGATGCACGCAGTGAATCCTAGTTAATTAAGATTTTAAGATTTAAGCATTTGCAAAATGCCGTAAGAGGGATAACGTAGTAATCCCTTTTGCTTGTGTTTTAGTGTAGTTTGTTAGGGTTTTATGCTTGCTAAGGATACTTATCAGGGATGCACGCAGTGAATCCTAATTAATTTAAGATTTTAAGATTTAGGCATTTGCAAAATGCCGTAAGAGGGATAGAGTATTTTTTTATATTATTTACTAAGCTCTATTAGTTCCCATTCGCCATTACTCTCTTTAGTTAGGTAAACATCTACATTAACATCTTTATCATTGCCAATTACTTTTATTCCTAGTAGAGCCTCACCATAGCCGTTAGTCATATTAATGCTCCCTGTTGGCATCATACCATAGTCTTTTATGCCTCCAGTTTCAGATTGTATTTCTTCATTTTTTTCAATTTCAATAATAGCAACCTTATAAGCGTCAGAGTTTTTCATTACAGAGCCAACAAAGAAAAATATAAATATAAAAAAGGTAAATCCTGTTGCTACTAACGCTATTATTCTTGGTAGTTTTGATGGTTTGTTAGGGTTTTTAACTACAATTGCTTTTGCTGTTTTATCTCCTAATCTTTTTTTATTTTGATTGGTAGCAAGAACTATAAATTCTACTGGCCAAATAATTAAAAATAAGTTTCTAGTTAATAACCTTCCAAAAGAAGGAACCTCAGAGGGGTTATTTTCATCACGAACCATAATTCCCATGATCCATTTACCAGGACTAATACCTTTTATAGTATCTTTTGAAAAGTAAATTAATAAGCCAATAACCATAGATGGTAACATCTTAAACAAAATGTTACTAAAATTGGTTTCGTTTATAAAATCCGACCCAAGTGATAAAAAAACAATACTTACAATTAAAAATGTGAATAAACAGTGATCAATAGCAAATGCAACTATTCTTCTTTTTCTGCTAGATAAATTATACGTGTTTTCTAAATTTTGATTCATCGGTTGGTGGTTATTATTTATGATTGGGTTTGTTAGTAAATGTATAAACTATTTAAAACTAAAAAAAGAGATAATGACAATTACCTCTTTTTTTAGAATTATAAGTTATGTTTTGTGTTTATGTATGGCACTGCTCGCACTTACCTTGTAAAAGTACTTGTGAAACATCTACAACCCTGTTAGGTATTTTAGGTATTACAACATCTGCAGGCAGGCAATCTACCTTACCACAGTTAGAACATTGAAAATGTGGGTGCGCATCTGAATGATTGCTAGATGAACATCCATTACATTTTGCGTACCATTTATGACCGTTTTTGCCTAAAAATGAATGTAAATAACCATCATCTTCAAACTTATCTAAAACACGATAAATAGTAGTTTTATTCATTTGAGCACTAAAACGCTCAATTAAAGTAGTTACAGAAATTGCAGCTGAACTTTTATCAAATTCATCGTGTAATATTTTAACCGACTTTGTTTTTCTTACAATACCCATAGTACAAAAATAATGCAACTGGAATGCAAAAAAAAGAATCTGCTTAGTTTTAACTTAATTAACACCTAGCATTGTACTACTTAACGGTAAAATTAATCTACTATTTTTATGTCTATAGAGGTTCTAGATTGCCAGCCTGTTTGGTCTGTTACAGAGTAAGCACAGTGGTAATCACCCGTATCAATATCGTCCGGAATTGTTAAGCTTACGTTTATTTCATAACTGGTAGAACCTTCAGGAATCGTATAGTTTTCCATATAAATAAAAGGGTTTATGGCTTGTTTAATAGGTTCTAAATTACATTCTCCCTCTTGGTCATCATGGGTATGATGGTCAAAATTATTATGAACATCTAAACTATAAGATGCCAAAGCTTTGTTGTCTGTAACCTGAGCTCTAAAACTATAGGTTTCTCCTTTTACTAATTGCACACACGGTTGTGGAAAACCTTGAGTGTAATTAATGCTAATTGTTGGTTTTTCTTCATCTTTATCACTACTATCATCACTAGAACAAGAAGAAATAATAGTTAATAATGGTAAAAAAAAGAAATATTTTAATTTAATTTTCATTTTCAGAATTTTTAAAACCGCATAGAGAAAAACACTCTATGCGGTATTTTTTATTATTCAGTTACATCAATATGTGTATCGTATTTTTTGGTGTTACCGTCTTCATCTTCAACAGTAAAAACCATATGATACTCGCCAGCAGGTGCAGTAGCAGGCACATCTATATGCTCGTGAAATTCAGCTTCAGTTTTTTCATGGTATTTTTCTAAGTATTCTTTTTCAAAATCCCATTCTTCTTCACCATCTTTAAGAGTAAGACCGTGAGCGTGTATATCTACAGTAATATTATGTATACCATTTACAGCATTTATCATAAATTCTGCATGAAAATCCTTTCCTCTAACAACGCTT containing:
- a CDS encoding McrB family protein; this encodes MISYKEYEKVVFEWLIQKHKKDSDFTFSLRKKGSKGAEQDYFIGREKSKYFGMTFWNIPTGGYPGSTGGCITLIFSYSKDTYSYRFEFVQSKNYNDLQNKSIIKLLLKVKKSIESSIGFSYISPVENKKLILHTKQIKSSYISLETMLVDVDKELNILIPAVNNAIAEIKLDNPEFIGYRFTINEFNKMLNKLKKRLKTAPTKHSKTDQSTLIREKYSNWLKGNEKSNKVNSYLRSIEILNEILAKDIYLENDIESLTLLYKDLIKQQGNENSRYYYEKAPSYGNSGFYSASVKSFIDFLNEESMISSKSNKELKPINQILYGPPGTGKTYFFKNELFEKYTSKQTSITKEQHFETVVGNCSWWQVIAIALLDLGKSKVTNIFEHKWVQKKASLSNSKTIRPTLWGQLQSHTVNECKHVNVSSRQQPLIFNKTEDSYWEILEEEVKELTPELYDFRDSVENYNPDPDKVVKHYNFVTFHQSFAYEDFIEGIKPILPENIEEAGDLGYRIEDGIFKDLCIKAKNDPSKRYAIFIDEVNRGNVSAIFGELITLIETDKRKGAKNEMSITLPYSKKEFSVPKNLDIYGTMNTADRSVEALDTALRRRFEFKEVMTNYNVIKNEEVDGIKLAGVLKIINERIELLLDRDHTIGHSYFIGLDKNKKLANVFNNKIVPLLQEYFYGDYGKIGLVLGDGFVEEKKNKDLNFSSFKYDGKEDFIAPTYHLKKVTSENIIEAVKNIFNTDNN
- a CDS encoding McrC family protein; the protein is MKTLKAISVFEHQSLAIGEQGFKQAHLDALLKLNEYHNGTYFQPIAKGVKFNQYVGVIQVDGLTIEINPKADKDDDDAKWKGVLLKMLQSCGKLKAKSTGAANVKRKHLNLLEVYFELYLLEVESLVRKGLIKQYRKETKNTKSLKGKLEFAGHLRRNIIHKERFYTKHQVYDADHLLHQVLQKALGIVSLFTNGSRLQDLANRVQLNFPKVANKTITAKELNTIQLNRKSNGYSYALELARLIILNYSPDIASGKEKMLSLLFNMNELWETFILKQLQEISEANGIDISGQETKSFWGANYLKPDIVLRKGDKTFVLDTKWKRPQNNRVSVGDLRQMYAYCRFWDAEKALLLYPGYFRSNSFKTYKTDDYSLYNTNKVSEIAHQCKMGYVSVLDENGELSTTVGESILELLEL
- a CDS encoding RNA methyltransferase gives rise to the protein MNNNFVNEYFGIGIQNGKTPENLGVLWRTAQNLGASFIFTIGNRYAKQACDTHNAVKSIPYYHYNTFEDFKNNIPVGTRIVGVELDDTAVDLETFEHPRRCVYLLGAEDHGLSKEAIEESHFLVKFKSTLSLNVAVAGSIVLYDRQLDKPRS
- a CDS encoding RDD family protein, with amino-acid sequence MNQNLENTYNLSSRKRRIVAFAIDHCLFTFLIVSIVFLSLGSDFINETNFSNILFKMLPSMVIGLLIYFSKDTIKGISPGKWIMGIMVRDENNPSEVPSFGRLLTRNLFLIIWPVEFIVLATNQNKKRLGDKTAKAIVVKNPNKPSKLPRIIALVATGFTFFIFIFFFVGSVMKNSDAYKVAIIEIEKNEEIQSETGGIKDYGMMPTGSINMTNGYGEALLGIKVIGNDKDVNVDVYLTKESNGEWELIELSK
- a CDS encoding Fur family transcriptional regulator, yielding MGIVRKTKSVKILHDEFDKSSAAISVTTLIERFSAQMNKTTIYRVLDKFEDDGYLHSFLGKNGHKWYAKCNGCSSSNHSDAHPHFQCSNCGKVDCLPADVVIPKIPNRVVDVSQVLLQGKCEQCHT
- a CDS encoding DUF4625 domain-containing protein; protein product: MKIKLKYFFFLPLLTIISSCSSDDSSDKDEEKPTISINYTQGFPQPCVQLVKGETYSFRAQVTDNKALASYSLDVHNNFDHHTHDDQEGECNLEPIKQAINPFIYMENYTIPEGSTSYEINVSLTIPDDIDTGDYHCAYSVTDQTGWQSRTSIDIKIVD